The following coding sequences lie in one Manis javanica isolate MJ-LG chromosome X, MJ_LKY, whole genome shotgun sequence genomic window:
- the LOC140847374 gene encoding spermatid nuclear transition protein 3, with protein sequence MANSTVMEQSTPSTKQLTSSTKGRTKRKNPCQHRSRCGGQVKKIQKGIKRLLHGSARKKFYCIHATIPRKAKRVERAKKF encoded by the exons ATGGCTAATAGCACAGTTATGGAACAATCAACCCCAAGCACAAAACAATTAACCTCCAGTACAAAAGGGAGGACAAAGAGGAAGAACCCTTGTCAACACAGGTCCAGATGTGGTGGCCAG GTAAAGAAGATACAGAAGGGAATAAAAAGACTGCTTCATGGGAgtgcaagaaaaaaattctattgtATTCATGCAACAATTCCAAGAAAGGCGAAGAGAGTGGAAAGGGCCAAGAAGTTTTGA